The following proteins are encoded in a genomic region of Mycolicibacterium confluentis:
- a CDS encoding phosphoketolase family protein has translation MTSWTHRDAAPLPDDTLTRLDGWWRAANYLSVGQIYLLRNPLLRTPLTRDDVKPRLLGHWGTTPGLNFLYAHLNRVIAERSQSTIYVTGPGHGGPGLVASAYLDGTYTEIYPDITGDTEGLTRLFRQFSFPGGIPSHVAPETPGSIHEGGELGYALSHAYGAAFDNPHLLVAAVVGDGEAETGPLATSWHSNKLLNPAKDGVVLPILHLNGYKIANPTVLARIPSEELSSLMVGYGHHPYFFEVSEDEEHAGDPADAHRRFATLLDEVLNEIATLKAAAAAGDERRPCWPMIVFRTPKGWTGPAYIDGKKTTGSWRAHQVPLSNARDTAEHLQVLADWLASYRPDELFDADGRIDPEIAALAPDGQLRMSDNPHANGGLLLKDLRLPDFRDFAVDVPAPGATVAEATRVLGQWLTEVVRRNPDNFRIFGPDETASNRLQAVYDATDKQWDAEYLSPEVDEHLARAGQVVEMLSEHQCEGWLEGYLLTGRHGLFNCYEAFIHVIDSMFNQHAKWLKVTNHIPWRRPIASLNYLLSSHVWRQDHNGFSHQDPGFIDHVVNKSADVVRVYLPPDANTLLSTYDHCLRTRQYVNVVVSGKQPAPNFLTMEQAIAHCTRGLGIWEWASTEELGSDPDVVLAAAGDVPTLEALAAADLLRAHLPDLKVRFVNVVDLMRLQDATEHPHGLSSDEFDMIFTRDKPIIFAYHGYPWLIHRLTYRRTNHGNLHVRGYKEEGTTTTPFDMVMLNDLDRYHLVMDVIDRVPGLKSTCAALRQEMMDSRIAAREYTREHGDDIPEVRDWVWPAARGSMGPDGASAASATGGDNE, from the coding sequence ATGACCTCTTGGACACACCGCGACGCCGCTCCCCTGCCCGATGACACGCTCACGCGACTCGACGGGTGGTGGCGGGCCGCCAACTACCTGTCGGTCGGCCAGATCTACCTGCTGCGCAATCCCCTGCTGCGCACCCCGCTCACCCGCGACGACGTCAAACCGCGCCTGCTCGGACACTGGGGCACCACGCCGGGCCTGAACTTCCTCTACGCCCATCTCAACCGCGTGATCGCTGAGCGCAGCCAGTCCACGATCTATGTGACAGGACCCGGCCATGGCGGCCCCGGCCTGGTCGCGTCGGCCTACCTCGACGGCACCTACACCGAGATCTACCCCGACATCACCGGTGACACCGAGGGGTTGACGCGACTCTTCCGGCAGTTCTCGTTCCCGGGCGGCATCCCGTCGCACGTGGCACCCGAGACGCCGGGATCGATCCATGAGGGCGGCGAACTCGGCTACGCGCTGTCGCACGCCTACGGTGCGGCATTCGACAATCCGCACCTGCTGGTGGCCGCCGTGGTCGGCGACGGCGAGGCCGAGACCGGTCCGCTGGCCACCAGCTGGCACTCCAACAAGCTGCTGAATCCCGCCAAGGACGGCGTGGTGTTGCCCATCCTGCATCTCAACGGCTACAAGATCGCCAATCCGACCGTGCTGGCGCGCATACCGTCCGAGGAGCTCTCGAGCCTGATGGTCGGGTACGGCCACCACCCGTACTTCTTCGAGGTGTCCGAGGACGAGGAACACGCCGGGGATCCCGCCGACGCGCACCGACGCTTCGCCACCCTGCTCGACGAGGTGCTCAACGAGATCGCCACGCTCAAGGCCGCGGCCGCCGCGGGCGACGAGCGACGCCCCTGCTGGCCCATGATCGTGTTCCGCACACCGAAGGGCTGGACCGGCCCGGCCTACATCGACGGCAAGAAGACCACCGGATCCTGGCGCGCGCATCAGGTTCCGCTGTCCAATGCCCGCGACACCGCAGAACATCTGCAGGTGCTGGCCGACTGGCTGGCCTCCTACCGGCCCGACGAACTGTTCGACGCCGACGGCCGCATCGATCCGGAAATCGCCGCGCTGGCCCCCGACGGCCAGTTGCGAATGAGCGACAACCCGCACGCCAACGGCGGTCTGCTGCTCAAAGATCTACGTCTGCCCGACTTTCGGGACTTCGCGGTCGACGTCCCCGCTCCCGGCGCGACCGTCGCCGAGGCCACCCGCGTCCTCGGGCAGTGGCTGACCGAGGTGGTGCGCCGCAACCCCGACAACTTTCGCATCTTCGGACCCGACGAGACGGCGTCCAACCGACTGCAGGCCGTCTACGACGCCACCGACAAGCAGTGGGACGCCGAGTACCTCTCACCGGAGGTCGACGAGCACCTCGCCCGGGCGGGCCAAGTGGTGGAGATGCTGTCCGAGCACCAGTGCGAGGGCTGGCTCGAGGGCTACCTGCTGACCGGCAGGCACGGCCTGTTCAACTGCTACGAGGCGTTCATCCACGTCATCGACTCGATGTTCAACCAGCACGCCAAATGGCTCAAGGTCACCAACCACATCCCGTGGCGGCGCCCCATCGCGAGCCTGAATTACCTTCTGTCCAGCCATGTCTGGCGCCAGGACCACAACGGGTTCTCGCATCAGGACCCCGGATTCATCGACCATGTGGTGAACAAGAGCGCCGACGTCGTGCGCGTGTACCTGCCGCCGGACGCCAACACGCTGCTGTCCACCTACGACCACTGTCTGCGGACGCGCCAGTACGTCAATGTCGTGGTGTCCGGCAAGCAGCCCGCGCCCAACTTCCTCACCATGGAGCAGGCCATCGCGCACTGCACGCGTGGACTGGGCATCTGGGAATGGGCCAGCACCGAGGAGTTGGGCAGCGACCCCGACGTCGTGCTCGCCGCCGCGGGTGACGTCCCCACCCTGGAGGCGCTGGCCGCGGCCGACCTGCTGCGAGCGCACCTGCCCGACCTCAAGGTGCGCTTCGTCAACGTCGTGGACCTGATGAGGCTGCAGGACGCGACCGAGCATCCGCACGGGCTCTCCAGTGACGAGTTCGACATGATCTTCACGCGCGACAAGCCGATCATCTTCGCCTACCACGGCTATCCGTGGCTGATCCACCGCCTGACCTACCGACGCACCAATCACGGCAACCTCCATGTCCGCGGCTACAAGGAGGAGGGCACCACCACGACGCCGTTCGACATGGTGATGCTCAACGACCTCGACCGCTACCACCTTGTGATGGATGTGATCGACCGCGTGCCGGGACTGAAGTCGACCTGCGCGGCGCTGCGTCAGGAGATGATGGACAGCCGAATCGCGGCGCGGGAGTACACCCGCGAACACGGTGACGACATCCCGGAGGTCCGCGACTGGGTGTGGCCCGCCGCTCGCGGCAGTATGGGACCGGACGGGGCCAGCGCCGCGTCCGCGACCGGCGGTGACAACGAATAA
- a CDS encoding CaiB/BaiF CoA transferase family protein: protein MADGAELLAGLRVLDLSRGSGDAVGRILGDLGADVIKVEPPGGSPARAELPRLGDTSIAFALHNANKSSVVLDPDQDGDRERLLELVADADILIDSGIPGQAAAYGTSCAALADRFEHLVALSVTDFGTEGPRSSWQATDAVLYALSSALSKSGPPTGMPVLPPNGIASATAAVQAAWAALVAYYHRLRTGLGDYIDFSRYEAVLLALDPPFGSHGQAASAAGGQSKWRGRPRMQDSYPILPCADGWVRMVVLAPRQWHGLRAWLGEPEQFQDPKYDTIVERFLAWGEIGGLLTEKFSKMTMAEISDAGESYGVPVAAVLEPSDVGDSEHFAAVGAFTEAEVVPGVRTRVPVGYYTVDGQRFGFRTAAPAVGAGPGRFADRAARTTRAEDLGGKPFAGLRIVDLGIIVAGGELSRLFGDLGAEIIKVESKQFPDGLRQGRPGQILTESFAWTHRNNSSLGLELRSEGGPEVLAELVRRSDAVFANFKPGTLTGLGFPYEKLKEINPSVVLAESSAFGDTGPWSSRLGYGPLVRACTGVTALWTAPDRAAKPGRHPFYDATTVFPDHVVGRITAIGALAALIHRDLTGEGARIHVSQAEAGINQLDTVFVAQRAQQDARGAVVPSEATDSVFACQGEDEWAVISLRHEADRQAAITIMGDPSGWADWTSARTPAEVAELLQAAGVPAAPMNRRPEVSADPQLAVRGLYEEMTHPLIEAPLPAETGPAPFRRIAKAGTRPAPMPGDDTREIGHDVLGLDDEAIDKLVADGVLYVGKDAKETVQA from the coding sequence ATGGCTGACGGCGCGGAGTTGTTAGCGGGGTTGCGGGTGCTCGACCTGTCCCGCGGTTCCGGTGACGCGGTGGGACGCATTCTGGGCGATCTCGGCGCCGACGTGATCAAGGTGGAACCGCCCGGCGGGAGCCCGGCGCGGGCCGAACTTCCCCGCCTGGGTGACACCAGCATCGCGTTCGCGCTGCACAACGCCAACAAGAGCAGCGTGGTCCTCGACCCCGACCAGGACGGTGACCGCGAGCGGCTGCTGGAGCTGGTCGCCGATGCCGACATTCTGATCGACTCCGGCATTCCCGGTCAGGCCGCCGCCTACGGCACGTCGTGCGCAGCACTGGCCGACCGTTTCGAGCATCTCGTGGCGTTGTCGGTCACCGACTTCGGCACCGAGGGACCCCGTTCGTCGTGGCAGGCCACCGACGCCGTGCTCTACGCGCTGTCCTCGGCGTTGTCCAAGTCCGGCCCGCCGACGGGTATGCCGGTGCTGCCGCCCAACGGGATCGCGTCCGCGACCGCCGCGGTGCAGGCGGCGTGGGCCGCCCTGGTGGCCTACTACCACCGCCTGCGGACCGGACTCGGTGACTACATCGACTTCTCCCGCTACGAGGCCGTCCTGCTGGCGCTCGATCCGCCGTTCGGTTCGCACGGTCAGGCCGCATCCGCAGCGGGCGGGCAGTCGAAGTGGCGGGGCCGGCCCCGCATGCAGGACTCGTATCCGATCCTGCCGTGCGCCGACGGGTGGGTGCGCATGGTGGTGCTGGCACCGCGGCAGTGGCACGGCCTGCGCGCGTGGCTCGGTGAACCCGAGCAGTTCCAGGACCCCAAGTACGACACCATCGTCGAGCGCTTCCTGGCCTGGGGGGAGATCGGCGGGCTGCTGACCGAGAAGTTCTCCAAGATGACCATGGCCGAGATCTCCGATGCCGGGGAGTCCTACGGCGTACCGGTCGCGGCCGTGCTCGAGCCCTCCGACGTCGGGGACTCCGAGCACTTCGCGGCCGTCGGCGCCTTCACCGAGGCCGAGGTGGTGCCGGGCGTGCGGACACGCGTGCCGGTCGGTTACTACACCGTCGATGGGCAGCGGTTCGGGTTCCGGACCGCGGCGCCGGCCGTCGGTGCCGGACCGGGACGGTTCGCCGACCGTGCCGCCCGGACGACCCGCGCCGAAGACCTCGGCGGCAAGCCGTTCGCCGGACTGCGGATTGTGGACCTGGGCATCATCGTCGCCGGCGGTGAACTGAGCCGGCTGTTCGGCGACCTGGGCGCCGAGATCATCAAGGTCGAGAGCAAGCAGTTTCCGGACGGGCTGCGTCAGGGCCGTCCCGGACAGATCCTGACCGAGTCGTTCGCGTGGACCCATCGCAACAACTCCAGCCTGGGTCTGGAACTGCGGTCCGAGGGCGGGCCCGAGGTGCTGGCCGAACTGGTGCGTCGCTCGGATGCGGTGTTCGCCAACTTCAAGCCGGGAACGCTTACGGGACTGGGCTTTCCGTACGAGAAGCTCAAGGAGATCAACCCGTCGGTCGTGCTCGCCGAGAGCAGTGCGTTCGGCGACACCGGACCGTGGAGCTCCCGCCTGGGCTACGGCCCGCTCGTGCGCGCCTGCACCGGCGTCACCGCGCTGTGGACGGCCCCAGACCGTGCGGCCAAGCCCGGCCGGCACCCGTTCTACGACGCCACGACGGTCTTCCCCGACCACGTGGTCGGGCGCATCACGGCCATCGGCGCGCTGGCCGCGCTGATCCACCGCGATCTCACCGGGGAGGGTGCGCGCATCCACGTGTCGCAGGCCGAGGCCGGCATCAATCAACTCGACACCGTCTTCGTCGCGCAGCGGGCCCAGCAGGACGCGCGCGGGGCCGTCGTGCCCAGCGAGGCCACCGACTCCGTCTTCGCCTGCCAGGGCGAAGACGAGTGGGCCGTCATCTCGCTGCGCCACGAGGCGGACCGTCAGGCCGCGATCACGATCATGGGGGACCCCAGCGGATGGGCCGACTGGACCAGCGCCCGCACCCCGGCCGAGGTCGCAGAACTGCTGCAGGCCGCGGGCGTGCCTGCAGCGCCCATGAACCGCCGTCCCGAGGTGAGCGCCGATCCGCAGTTGGCCGTGCGGGGTCTCTACGAGGAGATGACGCATCCGCTGATCGAGGCGCCGCTGCCCGCCGAGACCGGTCCCGCGCCGTTCCGTCGCATCGCCAAGGCGGGCACGCGGCCAGCGCCCATGCCCGGTGACGACACCCGCGAGATCGGCCACGACGTCCTGGGTCTCGACGACGAGGCCATCGACAAGCTGGTGGCCGACGGAGTGCTGTACGTGGGCAAGGACGCCAAGGAGACGGTGCAGGCATGA
- a CDS encoding aldehyde dehydrogenase — protein MTAVSGQVFIGNRFRPSAEVTPVLEAATGLPLGDGANAGTADVDAAVAAARAALRAWRTTSAEDRAAVLRAMAAELKSRAAATSELVTRENGMPTSLSRGANGAFPALLLNYYADLITTTPDEEVRPAAIGHTIVRHEAIGVVAAITPWNYPQALAAFKLAPALAAGCTVVLKPAQETALDAMVFGEAAAAAGLPEGVLNIVPGGMATGEHLVSHPGVDKVSFTGSTAAGRAIGEVCGRLLRPVTLELGGKSAAIILDDADLGVTLKGLRTQSFANNGQTCYLNSRILAPRSRYDEIVEALADLASGMTVGDPLDPATEIGPVVSERQRQRILGYIEAGTADGGKLVAGGSIPKDQPRGWFVEPTVFADVDNRHRIAQEEIFGPVLAVIPYDDDEHAVALANDSEYGLGGTVWSTDVDRATGVARAVHTGTIGVNAYNLDIAAPFGGVKSSGLGRELGPEGLAAFRSTKSIYRAGPAF, from the coding sequence ATGACAGCGGTCTCCGGACAGGTCTTCATCGGCAACCGGTTCCGTCCCAGCGCGGAGGTCACGCCGGTCCTCGAGGCCGCCACTGGTCTGCCGCTGGGTGACGGTGCGAACGCGGGCACCGCCGATGTCGACGCCGCGGTCGCCGCCGCCCGCGCCGCGCTGCGGGCTTGGAGGACCACCTCGGCGGAGGACCGCGCGGCGGTCCTGCGCGCCATGGCGGCCGAACTGAAGTCGCGCGCCGCGGCCACCTCCGAATTGGTGACCCGCGAGAACGGCATGCCGACGTCGTTGTCGCGGGGGGCCAACGGCGCGTTCCCGGCGCTGCTGCTCAATTACTACGCCGACCTGATCACCACAACACCCGACGAGGAGGTGCGGCCCGCCGCCATCGGGCACACGATCGTCCGGCATGAGGCCATCGGTGTGGTCGCGGCCATCACGCCGTGGAACTATCCGCAGGCTCTGGCGGCGTTCAAGCTGGCTCCCGCGCTGGCTGCGGGCTGCACCGTGGTGCTCAAGCCCGCACAGGAGACCGCGCTGGACGCCATGGTCTTCGGCGAGGCCGCCGCCGCGGCGGGCCTGCCCGAGGGCGTGCTCAACATCGTGCCCGGTGGGATGGCCACGGGCGAGCACCTGGTGTCGCACCCCGGCGTGGACAAGGTCTCCTTCACCGGGTCGACGGCCGCGGGCCGCGCGATCGGCGAGGTGTGCGGACGCCTGCTGCGACCGGTGACCCTGGAACTCGGCGGCAAGTCCGCGGCCATCATCCTCGACGACGCCGACCTGGGCGTGACGCTGAAGGGCCTGCGCACGCAGTCCTTCGCCAACAATGGCCAGACCTGCTACCTGAACTCGCGCATCCTGGCACCGCGGTCGCGCTACGACGAGATCGTCGAGGCCCTGGCGGACCTGGCCAGCGGCATGACCGTCGGCGACCCGCTGGATCCGGCCACCGAGATCGGGCCCGTCGTCAGCGAGCGGCAGCGTCAGCGCATCCTGGGCTACATCGAGGCCGGCACCGCCGACGGTGGCAAACTGGTTGCCGGAGGGTCGATCCCGAAGGACCAGCCGCGCGGCTGGTTCGTCGAGCCCACGGTGTTCGCCGACGTCGACAACCGCCACCGCATCGCGCAGGAGGAGATCTTCGGCCCGGTGCTGGCCGTGATCCCTTACGACGACGACGAACACGCCGTGGCGTTGGCCAACGACAGTGAGTACGGCCTCGGCGGCACGGTGTGGTCCACCGATGTCGACCGCGCCACCGGCGTCGCGCGCGCGGTGCACACCGGCACCATCGGCGTCAACGCCTACAACCTCGACATCGCGGCGCCCTTCGGCGGCGTCAAGAGCAGCGGGCTGGGCCGTGAACTGGGCCCCGAGGGCCTGGCCGCGTTCCGCAGCACCAAGTCGATCTACCGCGCCGGCCCTGCTTTTTGA
- a CDS encoding acetyl-CoA acetyltransferase yields MSLDPRTPVLVAYGQVNQADNTPEPLEPVALMAAAAREAADPRVLAAVDAIRVVNLLSWRYRDPGLLLGQLIGADNPSTRYTGVGGNVPQTLVNQACLDIIAGRNEVVLIGGAETWKTRKRLKANGIRPDWTKQDESVPVPPGADDAVEMSSPSQDQVGLLLPSHVYPWFEEALRIAAGETQDEHRRRIGALWARFNEVAQTNPHAWSNKAYTAEEITEPGPDNRMISWPYTKLLNSNNMVDQSAVLILTSVEKAEHLQIPRERWVFPWAGTDAHDTYSIAERLDYSRSPAIRIGAGRALELAGLGIDDIDFIDIYSCFPCAVQVAANEIGVPTDDPNRPLTVTGGLTFAGGPWNNYVSHSIATMAERLVAEPGKRGLITANGGYLTKHAFGVYSTEPPADGFRWEDVQDRVDAEPTREAVVGWEGVGTVETWTAPFGRDGNPEKAFVSVRISEEPDSARVFALLDAEGAAAAVRGDIAGAKIRVEADGTATLV; encoded by the coding sequence ATGTCTCTGGATCCCCGCACGCCCGTACTCGTCGCCTACGGCCAGGTGAATCAGGCCGACAACACCCCAGAACCGCTGGAACCGGTGGCGTTGATGGCCGCCGCCGCGCGTGAGGCCGCCGACCCGCGGGTGCTCGCCGCGGTCGACGCGATCCGGGTGGTCAACCTGCTGTCGTGGCGCTACCGCGATCCCGGGCTGCTGCTGGGTCAGTTGATCGGCGCAGACAACCCCAGCACGCGCTACACCGGTGTGGGTGGCAACGTGCCGCAGACGCTGGTCAACCAGGCCTGCCTGGACATCATCGCGGGCCGCAACGAGGTCGTGCTGATCGGCGGCGCCGAGACTTGGAAGACGCGGAAGCGCCTGAAGGCCAACGGAATCCGTCCGGACTGGACCAAGCAGGACGAGTCGGTGCCGGTGCCGCCGGGTGCCGACGACGCCGTCGAGATGAGCAGTCCCTCGCAGGACCAGGTGGGCCTGCTGCTGCCGTCGCACGTCTACCCGTGGTTTGAGGAGGCGCTGCGCATCGCCGCGGGCGAGACCCAGGACGAGCACCGTCGTCGCATCGGCGCGCTGTGGGCCCGCTTCAACGAAGTGGCGCAGACCAACCCGCACGCCTGGAGCAACAAGGCCTACACGGCCGAGGAGATCACCGAACCGGGCCCGGACAACCGGATGATCAGCTGGCCGTACACCAAGCTGCTGAACTCCAACAACATGGTCGACCAGAGCGCGGTGCTGATCCTCACCTCGGTCGAGAAGGCCGAACACCTGCAGATCCCGCGGGAGCGCTGGGTGTTCCCGTGGGCCGGCACCGACGCGCACGACACCTACTCGATCGCCGAACGTCTGGACTACAGCCGTTCGCCGGCCATCCGGATCGGCGCCGGTCGTGCTCTGGAACTGGCCGGTCTGGGCATCGACGACATCGACTTCATCGACATCTACTCATGCTTCCCGTGCGCGGTGCAGGTGGCCGCCAACGAGATCGGCGTCCCGACCGACGACCCGAACCGGCCGCTGACCGTCACCGGTGGCCTCACGTTCGCCGGTGGCCCGTGGAACAACTACGTGTCGCACTCCATTGCGACCATGGCCGAACGCCTGGTGGCCGAGCCGGGTAAGCGCGGCCTGATCACCGCCAACGGCGGCTACCTGACCAAGCACGCCTTCGGTGTCTACAGCACCGAACCCCCGGCCGACGGCTTCCGCTGGGAGGACGTGCAGGATCGCGTGGACGCTGAGCCGACCCGCGAGGCCGTCGTCGGCTGGGAGGGTGTCGGCACGGTCGAGACCTGGACCGCCCCGTTCGGTCGTGACGGCAACCCGGAGAAGGCGTTCGTTTCCGTGCGGATCTCGGAGGAGCCGGACTCGGCGCGCGTGTTCGCGCTGCTGGACGCCGAAGGTGCGGCCGCTGCAGTGCGCGGGGACATCGCGGGGGCAAAGATTCGTGTGGAGGCGGACGGCACGGCGACGCTGGTGTAG
- a CDS encoding NAD-dependent epimerase/dehydratase family protein, translated as MHILITGADSVIGQTAAARLAAAGHRVVGVVQRTPSGLDRRVEWVRAGLEAAALQRLANSADAVLHLAPIEPDVPHSAGIAGVVQVSHVAARAGARLLFVSQAAGDPALYRQAEELVASSWTPSLIIRVAALVSRQRDWMVDRTAAAIGSADVDTRVRVLHTDDLHRFLLRSIGSHRTGTVDLGTEPVPASSARRWLDGAGRRRRRGPAWPVLHAPLDTGALRNEWDFSLGWGAAEALADMGRTVVAGPVIPVAEVVTPSPGARASTHSGEFDDTIAAAFPMFSAWGTSDALPGPLTPMTIDVQGRGLRAAHRVTSEILGLRGELAGEWQHRSTAVFGHRLFTGVSVSEAVAATVPQAMRRPAVIARLSQVSRHYTRWCDDHSRLPGHAGGSWSGTTDAGLDTRLLLLRDRIAQGWTLASMGSLVENLLLRLVDRDLAGIPSPSEMTATPHLAQATALLAAELRRNPRLREIAKSGDLGALRTESPSAAASIAAAIGRVGHRGPGEAELANPVTADSPSQLLAAAALAVEVEPERVVVQGRRGLPTPLRRAEEIRRARELVWDVTMRNTHELRTALRAKGARLTASRRLAAAEDIWYLTLDEVVSPPIGTRLVVERRRAERERLQALSMPQTISVRWVPLPVADDDVEVGDVPVNGVAANGAAAHVTELEPQVQGQAQTLEPQVQA; from the coding sequence ATGCATATTCTGATTACCGGCGCTGACAGCGTGATCGGCCAGACGGCCGCCGCGCGACTCGCCGCGGCGGGGCACCGCGTGGTCGGAGTTGTGCAACGCACGCCGAGCGGCCTGGATCGCCGGGTCGAATGGGTGCGCGCGGGACTCGAGGCCGCGGCACTGCAGCGGCTCGCAAACTCCGCGGACGCTGTGCTGCATCTTGCTCCGATCGAGCCGGACGTGCCGCACAGCGCCGGAATCGCGGGTGTCGTGCAGGTCAGCCACGTGGCGGCGCGGGCGGGTGCACGCCTGCTGTTCGTCTCGCAGGCGGCCGGGGACCCGGCGCTGTACCGACAGGCCGAGGAACTGGTCGCGTCGAGTTGGACCCCCAGCCTGATCATCCGCGTCGCCGCACTCGTGAGCCGTCAGCGCGACTGGATGGTGGACCGGACCGCCGCGGCGATCGGATCCGCGGACGTCGACACCAGGGTGCGGGTGCTGCACACCGACGATCTGCACCGGTTCCTGCTCCGCTCGATCGGCTCACATCGCACCGGCACCGTCGACCTGGGCACCGAACCGGTGCCCGCCTCGTCGGCCCGCCGGTGGCTCGACGGCGCCGGGCGGCGACGGCGCCGGGGACCGGCCTGGCCCGTGCTGCATGCGCCGCTGGACACCGGCGCCCTGCGCAACGAGTGGGACTTCAGCCTGGGCTGGGGTGCGGCCGAAGCCCTGGCCGATATGGGCCGCACTGTGGTCGCCGGTCCCGTCATCCCGGTCGCCGAGGTGGTGACGCCGAGTCCCGGAGCGCGCGCGAGCACCCACTCCGGGGAGTTCGACGACACCATCGCGGCCGCGTTCCCGATGTTCAGCGCGTGGGGCACCTCCGACGCGCTTCCGGGACCGCTGACCCCGATGACGATCGACGTCCAAGGCCGCGGTCTGCGTGCGGCGCACCGGGTCACATCCGAAATCCTCGGCCTGCGAGGCGAACTCGCCGGTGAGTGGCAGCACCGTTCGACCGCGGTGTTCGGGCATCGACTGTTCACCGGGGTGTCGGTGTCCGAGGCGGTGGCCGCGACCGTGCCGCAGGCCATGCGGCGGCCCGCGGTGATCGCGCGGCTGTCCCAAGTGAGCCGGCACTACACCCGCTGGTGTGACGACCATTCGCGGCTGCCCGGACATGCCGGTGGCAGTTGGAGCGGTACGACCGACGCCGGCCTGGACACTCGACTCCTGCTGTTGCGGGACCGGATTGCGCAGGGCTGGACACTGGCCTCGATGGGGTCGCTCGTCGAGAACCTTCTGCTGCGGTTGGTGGATCGGGATCTGGCCGGGATCCCGTCGCCGTCGGAGATGACGGCTACGCCGCACCTCGCACAGGCGACCGCGCTGCTGGCCGCCGAGCTGCGTCGCAACCCGCGGTTGCGCGAGATCGCGAAATCGGGAGACCTGGGTGCGCTGCGCACTGAGTCGCCGTCGGCCGCGGCATCCATCGCCGCGGCGATCGGTCGCGTCGGACACCGCGGACCCGGTGAGGCCGAACTGGCCAATCCGGTGACAGCGGATTCCCCAAGCCAGCTTCTCGCGGCGGCCGCGCTCGCGGTCGAGGTTGAGCCCGAGCGCGTCGTCGTCCAGGGTCGGCGCGGTCTGCCGACTCCGCTGCGCCGGGCCGAGGAGATCCGAAGGGCGCGGGAACTCGTCTGGGATGTGACGATGCGCAACACCCATGAGCTCCGAACCGCCCTGCGCGCCAAGGGTGCTCGCCTGACGGCCAGCCGCAGGCTGGCCGCGGCCGAGGACATCTGGTACCTCACGCTCGACGAGGTTGTCTCGCCGCCGATCGGCACCCGGTTGGTGGTTGAGCGCAGGCGCGCGGAACGCGAACGCCTGCAGGCGTTGTCGATGCCGCAGACCATCTCGGTGCGCTGGGTCCCCCTGCCCGTCGCGGACGACGACGTCGAGGTCGGCGACGTGCCGGTGAACGGGGTCGCCGCGAACGGTGCGGCAGCCCACGTGACGGAACTCGAACCGCAGGTCCAGGGTCAGGCTCAGACCCTGGAACCGCAGGTTCAAGCCTGA
- a CDS encoding NAD(P)/FAD-dependent oxidoreductase: MSRSTTFVIVGAGLAGAKAAEALRENDFDGHIILFGAEEQLPYERPPLSKEFLAGKKSLADFTVQQAAWYRDHDVDLRLGTEVSAVDPSGHTVSLPDESTVAYDKLLLATGSRPRHPALLGANAAGVHYLRTVEESEALDRVLAKGMTLAIVGAGWIGLEVAAAARERGADVTVVEAAKLPLLAAMGEEVARVFAALHREHGVHLRLNTGVRQITVEGGHATGLILDDGSTVTARAVLVAVGAAPNVELAQQAGLDMADGGVRVDASLRTSDPDIYAVGDIATAENPLLGTRIRTEHWANALKQPAVAARNMMGRSDPPAQYDELPYFFTDQYDLGMEYVGHAAGYDRVVFRGDVPGREFTAFWLDSDQHVLAGMNVNIWEGLDDIKELIRSRQTVDADRLATAQA, translated from the coding sequence ATGTCAAGATCCACCACATTCGTCATCGTGGGCGCCGGACTGGCCGGCGCGAAGGCCGCTGAGGCCTTGCGCGAGAACGACTTCGACGGTCACATCATCCTGTTCGGCGCTGAGGAACAACTGCCCTACGAGCGCCCGCCTCTGTCCAAGGAATTCCTGGCCGGCAAGAAGTCGCTCGCCGACTTCACCGTGCAGCAGGCCGCCTGGTACCGCGATCATGACGTCGACCTCCGCCTTGGCACCGAAGTCAGCGCGGTCGATCCGTCCGGGCACACCGTGTCACTGCCCGACGAGTCGACCGTGGCCTACGACAAACTCCTCCTTGCCACGGGTTCCCGGCCACGACACCCCGCCCTGCTCGGCGCCAACGCGGCCGGCGTGCACTACCTGCGCACCGTGGAAGAGTCCGAGGCACTCGATCGCGTCCTGGCCAAGGGAATGACGCTGGCCATCGTGGGCGCCGGGTGGATCGGCCTCGAGGTGGCTGCCGCGGCGCGCGAACGGGGCGCCGACGTGACGGTCGTCGAAGCCGCGAAGCTTCCCCTGTTGGCGGCCATGGGCGAGGAGGTTGCCCGAGTGTTCGCCGCCCTGCATCGCGAACACGGTGTCCATCTGCGCCTGAACACCGGGGTTCGGCAGATCACCGTCGAGGGTGGCCACGCGACGGGTCTGATACTGGACGACGGATCGACCGTGACCGCGCGCGCGGTGCTGGTCGCAGTCGGGGCCGCGCCCAACGTCGAGTTGGCACAGCAGGCCGGCCTGGACATGGCCGACGGCGGTGTGCGCGTCGATGCCTCACTGCGCACGAGCGACCCCGACATCTACGCCGTGGGCGACATCGCCACTGCCGAAAACCCATTACTGGGCACCAGGATTCGCACGGAGCATTGGGCCAACGCGCTCAAACAACCCGCGGTGGCGGCCCGAAACATGATGGGCCGCAGCGATCCGCCGGCGCAGTACGACGAACTGCCGTACTTCTTCACCGATCAGTACGACCTCGGCATGGAGTACGTCGGGCACGCCGCGGGATATGACCGGGTGGTGTTCCGCGGTGACGTGCCGGGTCGGGAGTTCACCGCCTTCTGGCTGGACTCAGATCAGCACGTCCTGGCCGGGATGAACGTCAACATCTGGGAGGGCCTCGATGACATCAAGGAGTTGATCAGGTCCAGGCAGACCGTGGACGCCGACCGACTCGCGACCGCTCAGGCTTGA